One genomic segment of Paenibacillus sp. FSL H8-0332 includes these proteins:
- a CDS encoding sigma-70 family RNA polymerase sigma factor has product MAKETIDHFLQQAGTLLYRYLRKRGLAREDAEDIVQDTCYKYLVYQDGIGSKQVMGWMFRVATNQFYDLKRKDKRHPTVDADDIQLLSLTHLPEIQLLRRETAQTIRDTLALLSEQHQELLILKYELNLTYKELSSLYGMNENTLKTHVTRAKNKFIKHYKEGI; this is encoded by the coding sequence ATGGCCAAAGAAACCATTGATCACTTTCTGCAGCAAGCGGGAACTTTGCTATACCGGTACTTGAGGAAACGCGGACTTGCCCGCGAGGACGCTGAAGATATCGTTCAGGACACTTGTTACAAATATCTGGTCTATCAGGACGGGATCGGCTCCAAGCAGGTTATGGGCTGGATGTTCCGTGTCGCGACGAATCAGTTCTATGACCTTAAGCGAAAAGACAAACGCCATCCTACGGTTGATGCTGACGATATTCAGCTTCTTTCCTTGACCCATCTGCCGGAGATCCAGCTGCTGAGGAGGGAAACCGCACAGACGATCCGCGACACACTGGCTCTGCTCTCTGAGCAGCATCAGGAGCTGCTAATCCTCAAATATGAGTTGAATCTGACCTACAAGGAGCTCTCCTCCCTCTACGGTATGAATGAGAATACGCTCAAGACACATGTCACACGCGCCAAAAACAAATTCATCAAACATTATAAGGAGGGCATTTAA
- a CDS encoding anti sigma factor C-terminal domain-containing protein: protein MEQNQEQDPFILGGKKTQQLIRKARLRSTLKTIGIIVVVTPVILAVIWYGLYHLRLNQGDKVQSEILWKNEISAPNVHLSNQSLKLDSFGGETYNQTYKWLGNKPYIWETIEESYNLWGRSTGRYGASGAISPPEKLRPSSSYPRYNSATGDREMVFYHPEIQYDSYEDSIRLLKQLGDDTLVELALSFDHAYTLDETQKLLPAGVQPVWFWADAYTPSYKKYLKETRQTIAADSMIIYGFHGEQFAPYGGVDSFINSVEQLRKQGKNFTWEADQVHESLAGDNDILEPGDITIIGVVVTGTARQLEALQNQAYIKGSTFGVVSNAIVLPN, encoded by the coding sequence ATGGAACAGAATCAGGAGCAGGACCCGTTTATTCTCGGAGGGAAAAAGACTCAGCAGCTCATCAGAAAAGCCAGACTCCGTTCCACCCTGAAAACCATTGGAATCATTGTAGTTGTGACCCCGGTTATACTTGCCGTTATCTGGTATGGCCTCTACCACTTGAGACTGAACCAGGGAGACAAGGTACAATCTGAAATTCTCTGGAAAAACGAGATCAGCGCCCCTAATGTTCATCTCAGCAACCAGTCGTTGAAATTGGATAGCTTTGGAGGCGAAACCTACAACCAGACTTACAAATGGCTAGGAAATAAACCTTATATTTGGGAGACCATCGAGGAATCCTATAATTTATGGGGCCGCTCCACCGGAAGATACGGCGCATCTGGAGCAATTTCGCCGCCGGAAAAGCTGCGCCCTTCCTCCTCTTATCCCCGTTACAACTCTGCTACTGGTGACCGGGAAATGGTCTTTTATCATCCTGAGATCCAGTATGATTCGTATGAGGACAGCATCCGTCTGCTGAAGCAGCTCGGAGACGATACTTTGGTGGAGCTCGCCTTGTCTTTTGACCATGCCTATACGCTGGATGAGACGCAGAAGCTTCTGCCTGCCGGGGTACAGCCTGTCTGGTTCTGGGCGGATGCCTATACTCCCTCTTATAAAAAATACCTGAAAGAAACGCGCCAGACCATCGCAGCCGATTCGATGATCATCTACGGATTCCATGGAGAGCAGTTTGCTCCCTACGGCGGTGTAGACTCCTTCATTAACAGTGTCGAACAGCTGCGGAAGCAGGGCAAGAACTTCACCTGGGAAGCAGATCAAGTCCATGAGAGCCTGGCCGGTGATAATGATATTCTGGAACCAGGCGATATCACAATCATTGGTGTAGTTGTAACCGGAACCGCCAGACAGCTGGAAGCTCTGCAGAATCAGGCTTATATTAAAGGCTCCACCTTCGGTGTCGTCTCTAATGCAATAGTGCTTCCTAACTAA
- a CDS encoding serine hydrolase, whose protein sequence is MNLSTLSASLAPLKLRSCLIQQQGKLIFEHYRDQQTASELAKINSCTKSILSALICIAMDQGRLPGPAAPLRDFFPQIRRDADPRKQDITLEQLLTMSAGFRWNEFGGANSFPKMTRTPHWVNYVLEQPLADEPGTRMEYNSGISQLLSSILVQATGQSTASYAEQVLFGPLGIRDYDWESDPQGIHTGGFGLKLRPVDLLDFGQLYLQQGVWKDSQIISGRWTARSVQPVMHTEPPRHGGYGWHWWTDALSCSSAAGESSLVDYYYARGYAGQFIYVVPELQLVTVLTQDNKRGKNNPPADVFRDYIVPLLGSI, encoded by the coding sequence ATGAACTTGTCCACACTATCGGCCTCGCTTGCGCCGCTGAAGCTGCGAAGCTGTCTGATTCAGCAGCAAGGCAAGCTGATCTTCGAGCATTACCGGGATCAGCAGACGGCCTCCGAGCTGGCGAAGATCAATTCCTGTACTAAAAGCATACTCTCCGCGCTAATCTGCATCGCCATGGACCAAGGTCGGCTTCCCGGCCCTGCGGCGCCGCTCCGCGATTTCTTCCCGCAGATCCGGCGCGATGCAGATCCGCGCAAGCAGGACATTACGCTCGAACAGTTGCTAACGATGTCCGCTGGCTTCCGCTGGAACGAGTTCGGCGGTGCCAACTCCTTCCCGAAGATGACCCGCACCCCACACTGGGTGAATTATGTGCTGGAGCAACCGCTGGCGGATGAGCCGGGCACCCGGATGGAATACAATTCAGGAATCTCGCAATTGCTGTCTTCCATTCTGGTACAAGCCACAGGACAGAGTACAGCCAGCTATGCCGAACAAGTTCTCTTCGGGCCGCTCGGCATCCGGGACTATGACTGGGAATCGGACCCCCAGGGTATCCATACCGGCGGCTTCGGGCTGAAGCTGCGGCCAGTGGACCTGCTGGATTTCGGACAGCTCTATTTGCAGCAGGGAGTATGGAAGGATTCGCAGATCATCTCCGGCAGATGGACTGCACGTTCGGTACAGCCAGTCATGCACACGGAGCCTCCCCGCCACGGAGGGTATGGCTGGCATTGGTGGACAGATGCCCTGTCCTGCAGCTCAGCAGCCGGAGAATCCAGTTTGGTAGACTACTATTACGCCCGCGGGTATGCCGGACAATTCATATATGTAGTGCCGGAGCTTCAGCTTGTCACTGTGCTGACCCAGGATAACAAGCGCGGGAAGAATAATCCTCCGGCAGATGTGTTCCGTGACTATATCGTACCTTTACTGGGATCTATTTAA
- a CDS encoding CPBP family intramembrane glutamic endopeptidase, with protein MKNTAAQGRPLVYSLVWGVVLTLVVSVASAVATIMEFGDMGIRNAQACAFLVMGIIVTLYMKRKDSSLVSFGFRKLESKPSRAVLFYIPLLLIAVAQPLMNGINVELGAPEVISIIVMTLLVGYTEEAIFRGVIWNYLRFKGPFFYIVFSSIFFGVLHMANAFGGNDLIHTLLQVINALLLGCVLALLIETGRNIVPLIAFHFIYDALAMVSIENLEREVLIVSILNILYLVYGIYLLMVLIRKHRNNSLNL; from the coding sequence ATGAAAAACACTGCTGCACAAGGACGCCCGCTCGTTTACTCGCTGGTATGGGGAGTGGTCCTGACCCTGGTTGTATCCGTTGCTTCCGCTGTAGCCACGATTATGGAGTTCGGCGACATGGGGATACGGAATGCCCAAGCCTGCGCCTTCCTGGTTATGGGTATTATTGTAACCCTCTATATGAAAAGAAAGGATTCCTCGCTCGTCAGCTTTGGCTTCCGCAAGCTGGAGAGCAAGCCGTCCAGAGCGGTGCTGTTCTACATCCCGCTCCTCCTTATTGCGGTTGCCCAACCGCTGATGAATGGAATCAACGTAGAGCTTGGGGCGCCTGAAGTGATCAGCATCATCGTTATGACGCTGCTGGTGGGCTACACCGAGGAGGCTATTTTTAGAGGAGTGATCTGGAATTATCTGAGATTCAAAGGACCGTTCTTCTATATTGTATTCTCGTCCATCTTCTTTGGGGTTCTGCATATGGCTAACGCCTTTGGCGGAAATGATCTTATACATACGCTTCTCCAGGTTATCAATGCGCTGCTGCTGGGCTGTGTGCTCGCTTTGCTGATAGAGACAGGCCGAAATATTGTTCCGCTGATCGCGTTCCACTTTATTTACGATGCACTGGCCATGGTCAGCATTGAGAATCTGGAGCGTGAGGTACTAATCGTCTCTATTCTTAATATTCTGTATCTCGTCTATGGAATTTATCTGCTCATGGTATTAATCCGTAAGCACAGAAATAATAGTCTCAACCTATAG
- a CDS encoding chemotaxis protein CheA, with translation MMMELSAYRDIFIEELNEQLERIDQSLLALEHAPTAELIQTIFRAAHTIKGSASTMGFREMSDLTHEVEYALEWVREKKPEITGILIDTLFRALDAMKLLRSQYVSGGEFTDCSAVVAEIKALINKPAEAQPVRLPVLDAAERLQAEEAVAAGYSLLALVVTLREDCQMKAARHYILLQRIEEVCGPVIATALAPSPAPGADEDVRYSQFAVVAASPREIRQVSEQLAGETDVESIVITPFVPEPAAGTDIQTTSVPVLTESSSSTPGKGKSHEVQSTVRVSVERLDHLMNLVGELLIEQTSLADLSTAGQRNDPAKVLPDIGSISDHMGGIIKELQEGVMKTRMLPMDQLFNRFPRLVRDLAQKLGKDIELQIQGGETELDRMIIEELSDPLIHLIRNSADHGIESPEVRVQQGKAPKGRITLTSFHEENQVVIRLEDDGQGIDAARITASALSKGIITEEQAGYLTAQEAVSLIFEPGFSTASEVSEVSGRGVGMDIVRSQIGRLNGIIDIQTEPGAGTLFTIRLPLTLAIIKGLLVNVSGRVLILPMYNVAEIVRISPEEIQVVQGEQAIINHGRIVPLSWLRDKLHYPRTERRSKTIPLVIVRSVDRIAAFAVDEIIGNQEVVIKSLGAYLGTMNHLSGATILGNGRVALILDASYLVSH, from the coding sequence ATGATGATGGAACTGTCTGCCTACCGCGATATATTTATAGAAGAGCTGAATGAGCAGTTGGAGCGGATCGACCAGTCGCTGCTCGCTCTGGAGCATGCTCCCACCGCGGAGCTGATTCAGACGATATTCCGGGCAGCCCATACGATCAAAGGCTCGGCATCGACGATGGGCTTCCGCGAGATGAGCGATCTCACGCATGAGGTGGAATATGCGCTGGAATGGGTGAGGGAGAAGAAGCCGGAGATTACCGGCATTCTGATCGACACGCTTTTCCGGGCGCTGGACGCCATGAAGCTGCTGCGCAGCCAATATGTCAGCGGCGGGGAATTCACAGATTGCAGCGCAGTGGTTGCGGAGATCAAGGCATTGATTAATAAGCCGGCCGAAGCGCAGCCGGTCCGGCTTCCGGTCTTAGATGCAGCGGAGCGGCTACAGGCGGAAGAGGCCGTGGCAGCGGGCTATTCGCTGCTGGCCCTTGTAGTTACCCTGAGAGAGGACTGCCAGATGAAGGCGGCCCGGCATTATATCCTTTTGCAGCGTATAGAAGAGGTCTGCGGGCCAGTGATCGCTACTGCATTAGCACCGTCGCCAGCGCCTGGAGCCGATGAAGATGTACGCTACAGCCAGTTTGCTGTAGTGGCAGCGTCTCCACGCGAGATCCGGCAGGTGTCCGAGCAGCTGGCAGGGGAGACAGATGTCGAGAGTATTGTCATTACACCGTTCGTGCCCGAACCTGCTGCCGGTACTGACATCCAGACCACGTCAGTACCGGTGCTGACAGAATCTTCGTCCTCTACTCCGGGCAAGGGCAAGTCCCATGAGGTACAGTCAACGGTCCGGGTGAGTGTAGAGCGGCTGGACCATTTAATGAACCTGGTGGGAGAGCTGCTGATCGAGCAGACCTCTCTGGCCGATCTGAGCACTGCGGGACAACGGAATGATCCTGCAAAGGTTCTGCCTGATATCGGCTCCATATCAGATCATATGGGCGGGATTATCAAAGAGCTTCAGGAAGGGGTCATGAAGACCCGGATGCTGCCGATGGATCAGCTGTTTAACCGTTTTCCGCGGCTGGTCAGGGATTTGGCCCAGAAGCTGGGCAAGGATATTGAACTGCAGATTCAGGGAGGCGAGACCGAGCTGGACCGGATGATCATAGAAGAGCTGAGTGATCCGCTAATCCATCTGATCCGCAACAGCGCCGATCACGGCATTGAGAGCCCGGAGGTACGGGTGCAGCAGGGCAAAGCTCCGAAGGGCAGGATTACGCTTACTTCTTTTCATGAGGAGAATCAGGTGGTAATTCGTCTGGAGGATGATGGACAGGGCATCGATGCCGCCCGAATTACAGCCTCTGCGCTCAGTAAAGGCATCATCACAGAAGAGCAGGCAGGGTACTTAACCGCGCAGGAAGCCGTCAGCCTGATCTTCGAGCCGGGCTTCTCCACGGCCTCCGAAGTCAGCGAAGTGTCAGGGCGGGGTGTGGGAATGGACATCGTCCGCAGTCAGATCGGACGTCTCAACGGAATCATAGATATCCAGACCGAGCCGGGGGCAGGCACTCTGTTCACGATCCGCCTGCCGCTTACACTCGCTATTATCAAGGGGCTGCTGGTTAATGTATCCGGGCGTGTGCTGATCCTCCCGATGTATAATGTGGCCGAGATTGTGCGGATCTCCCCCGAAGAGATTCAGGTCGTTCAAGGGGAGCAGGCGATCATCAACCACGGGCGGATTGTTCCGCTCTCCTGGCTCAGAGACAAACTGCATTATCCGCGCACAGAGCGCCGCTCCAAGACAATACCGCTCGTGATTGTAAGGTCTGTTGACCGGATCGCTGCCTTTGCAGTCGATGAGATCATCGGCAATCAGGAGGTAGTCATCAAGTCCTTGGGCGCGTATCTGGGGACGATGAACCATCTGTCCGGGGCAACGATCCTGGGCAATGGCCGGGTCGCCCTTATTTTGGATGCCTCCTATCTTGTTAGCCATTGA
- a CDS encoding chemotaxis protein CheW — protein MSSLQKEQYIELAVGAETCAIRIEEIHEIIKMLSITDIPFSRNEVKGVVNLRGKVVCVMSLRNLLGMADEPYTRNTRIIVVNYRQEFVGLIVDKVNKVTTYTEIHPPTGGHSRGRDAVFHGVGQRDDQLVGILKLEEILGG, from the coding sequence ATGTCATCCTTACAGAAGGAACAATATATCGAGCTTGCTGTAGGAGCCGAGACCTGTGCCATCCGTATTGAAGAAATTCATGAGATTATCAAAATGCTCAGCATTACAGATATCCCCTTCAGCCGGAATGAAGTGAAGGGCGTAGTCAATCTGCGCGGGAAAGTGGTCTGTGTAATGAGCCTGCGCAATCTGCTCGGCATGGCTGATGAGCCATACACCCGGAATACAAGAATTATTGTTGTCAACTACCGGCAGGAATTCGTCGGACTCATTGTGGACAAGGTGAACAAAGTGACTACGTATACCGAAATTCATCCCCCCACAGGCGGACATAGCCGGGGACGTGATGCGGTGTTCCACGGAGTGGGTCAACGGGATGATCAGCTGGTTGGTATTTTGAAGCTCGAAGAAATATTGGGCGGGTGA
- a CDS encoding methyl-accepting chemotaxis protein → MKWFGNLKTATKIVSAFLIVSLILAGLGVYSVLSLRSSNQNMKEMYSNNLISVRDLSAAEISYQLNRVYTRDMSNTTDAVKIADYGDKIASGRQDIVQKMENYRPLATTVREQELLAAFDKEYEIYEKMFDEALVLAGQDDVAAFNTFLTTKLGVQGEKVLSNMDGLIKANVELAEEANNHSQSAYSSAFTLTISVVIAAVILSIIIGYLIARSISRPLMKMLYVTTEVANGNLTIQSDISTKDEVGQLAAALNRMVDNLKELINGIVMNSQSVAASSEQISASTQEIAGTSTNQSAAATNITELFKELSLAIDSVASSAEEAAELSNETVRTAREGGYVVETSLQGMQTVNQQMKQLEDDSSKIGDIIEVIDDIAEQTNLLALNAAIEAARAGEQGRGFAVVADEVRKLAERSSDATKEITKIIKVMQENTKQSVRAVAESVEQSSMTSQAFEQIISMVNNSSLKVNEIAAACEEESAQAAEVMSSVQSIAASSEESAAASEETAATCQALALLSEDLAQSAAAFKTH, encoded by the coding sequence ATGAAATGGTTCGGAAACTTGAAAACAGCCACAAAAATTGTCTCTGCTTTTCTGATTGTCTCTTTAATACTGGCTGGACTTGGAGTCTACTCGGTCTTATCCCTGCGCAGCAGCAACCAGAATATGAAGGAGATGTACAGCAATAACCTGATCTCTGTCAGAGATCTGTCCGCTGCCGAGATCAGCTATCAGCTTAACCGGGTCTATACGCGGGATATGAGCAACACCACGGATGCCGTCAAGATTGCCGATTATGGGGACAAGATTGCGTCTGGCCGTCAGGATATTGTACAGAAGATGGAAAACTACCGGCCGCTTGCGACTACAGTACGGGAGCAAGAGCTGCTGGCTGCTTTTGACAAAGAATATGAAATCTATGAAAAGATGTTTGATGAGGCGCTGGTTCTGGCGGGTCAGGATGATGTAGCGGCATTTAATACCTTTCTGACCACAAAGCTGGGCGTACAGGGGGAGAAGGTGCTCAGTAATATGGATGGTCTGATCAAGGCGAATGTTGAACTGGCGGAGGAAGCGAACAACCATTCACAGTCAGCCTATTCTTCAGCGTTCACCCTTACGATATCAGTGGTCATAGCGGCTGTCATCCTCAGTATTATCATTGGTTATCTGATCGCAAGGTCGATCTCCAGACCTCTGATGAAGATGCTATATGTGACCACCGAGGTGGCTAATGGCAACCTGACGATACAATCGGATATTAGCACTAAGGATGAGGTAGGACAGCTGGCGGCGGCACTCAACCGGATGGTGGATAACCTGAAGGAATTGATCAACGGAATTGTGATGAACTCGCAGAGCGTAGCCGCCTCTTCCGAACAGATCTCAGCAAGCACCCAGGAGATTGCCGGGACCAGTACGAACCAGTCGGCAGCCGCTACCAATATTACCGAGCTGTTCAAAGAGCTGTCGCTGGCGATTGACTCGGTGGCCTCCAGTGCAGAGGAAGCGGCAGAGCTCTCCAATGAGACTGTACGCACAGCCCGGGAAGGCGGATATGTGGTGGAGACTTCGCTGCAGGGGATGCAGACGGTCAATCAGCAGATGAAGCAACTGGAAGACGACTCCAGCAAAATCGGAGATATCATCGAGGTCATCGACGATATTGCCGAGCAGACCAATCTCCTGGCCCTGAATGCAGCGATTGAGGCTGCGCGTGCCGGAGAACAAGGCCGAGGCTTCGCGGTGGTGGCGGATGAGGTCCGTAAGCTGGCCGAGCGCAGCAGCGATGCCACGAAGGAGATTACGAAGATCATCAAGGTGATGCAGGAGAATACGAAGCAGAGCGTCCGGGCGGTAGCGGAGAGTGTGGAGCAGTCTTCGATGACCAGCCAGGCTTTTGAACAAATTATAAGTATGGTGAACAATTCTTCGCTTAAGGTTAATGAGATTGCTGCGGCCTGCGAAGAGGAATCCGCCCAGGCTGCTGAGGTGATGAGCTCGGTTCAATCCATTGCCGCCTCCAGCGAGGAGTCTGCAGCGGCTTCTGAGGAGACGGCAGCTACCTGCCAGGCTCTGGCTCTGTTATCTGAGGACTTAGCCCAGTCGGCAGCCGCCTTCAAGACTCATTAA
- a CDS encoding glycoside-pentoside-hexuronide (GPH):cation symporter: MSTKVPVAEKLVFTGGLLGQNMLYSFMSMYILFFYTDLLGIPATTASVILVVASIVDACLDPLMGMITDKTRSRWGKFRPYLLFAPFLIALATIVCFWDFGGSPILTLVIATVSYLLWGMLYTVCDTPLWALSSVVSTDPGERTLFVTLGKIGGTLGAVVITVGGIQLLLAFGGERTTEAYLYSAIIIGVIAALSIFLTGMLTKERVVPSAETISFRHNLQTVYKNKPLLTLLASLLIINLVNGIRQSIQLYYVVYVWGDAGYATQVGIALVVGMLLGMIATPPLLRRFSKKKVFIVSCILGSIACILPYLLGDHNVLNTLVFFAVSFFFSGMTTIVSTSMLLDTIDYSEWKLGFRGEGIVFSTNTFITKFSGAVSRMIIGASLGLLSYVENQPATPRLQHGLSFVMFLLPALCFLAAILPILFYNITEKQRVQILSDLNHSRSL; encoded by the coding sequence ATGTCAACAAAAGTACCTGTGGCCGAAAAACTGGTGTTCACAGGCGGTCTGCTGGGCCAGAATATGCTGTACAGCTTCATGTCGATGTACATATTGTTCTTCTATACGGATCTGCTGGGGATTCCGGCTACTACAGCCAGTGTCATTCTAGTGGTGGCGAGCATTGTGGATGCTTGTCTTGACCCGCTTATGGGCATGATTACCGACAAAACACGCTCCAGATGGGGCAAATTTCGGCCTTATCTGCTGTTTGCCCCGTTCCTTATCGCGCTGGCGACTATCGTCTGCTTCTGGGACTTCGGCGGATCTCCCATCCTGACACTGGTGATTGCCACCGTATCCTATCTGCTCTGGGGAATGCTGTACACGGTCTGTGACACACCACTTTGGGCCTTGTCGTCCGTAGTCTCCACCGATCCGGGTGAACGTACCTTATTTGTCACTTTAGGCAAAATCGGCGGAACGCTCGGCGCGGTCGTCATCACCGTTGGCGGAATCCAGCTTCTGCTCGCCTTCGGCGGTGAACGGACTACTGAGGCTTATCTGTATTCAGCAATCATTATCGGGGTCATTGCGGCGCTGTCGATCTTCCTGACCGGAATGCTCACCAAAGAACGGGTGGTTCCTTCCGCTGAGACCATTTCGTTCCGCCACAACCTGCAGACGGTGTACAAAAACAAGCCGCTGCTTACCCTGCTCGCCTCGCTGCTGATTATCAATCTGGTGAACGGCATCAGGCAGAGCATTCAGCTCTATTATGTGGTCTATGTCTGGGGGGATGCGGGGTATGCCACACAGGTCGGAATCGCCCTGGTGGTCGGTATGCTGCTGGGGATGATCGCTACGCCGCCGCTGTTGCGCCGCTTTTCCAAGAAGAAGGTGTTCATTGTCTCCTGCATCCTGGGAAGCATCGCCTGTATCCTGCCTTACCTGCTGGGTGACCATAACGTGCTGAATACGCTGGTGTTCTTCGCGGTCAGCTTCTTCTTCTCCGGCATGACTACCATTGTAAGTACTTCGATGCTGCTCGATACGATTGATTATTCGGAATGGAAGCTGGGCTTCCGGGGCGAGGGCATTGTGTTCTCCACGAACACCTTCATTACCAAGTTCAGCGGAGCAGTGTCGCGGATGATTATCGGAGCCAGTCTCGGCCTGCTCAGCTACGTGGAGAATCAGCCGGCTACGCCGAGACTCCAGCACGGCCTTAGCTTCGTGATGTTCCTGCTGCCCGCACTCTGCTTCCTGGCCGCTATTCTGCCGATTCTCTTCTATAATATAACGGAGAAGCAGCGGGTGCAGATCCTGAGCGATCTGAATCACAGCCGGTCATTGTAG
- a CDS encoding PIG-L deacetylase family protein: MDVSTIAALMAPPDLSDCRKLLCIQPHPDDNEVGLGGTIASFAEKGCEIHYLTITNGDLGAVNEQVSSAEIAAIRARELEAAGRSLGATVFHQLDHGDGTLEHIPALAGEIAEVIRTVRPDVIFCPDPWLSYEAHYDHIVTGRAAAQALLSSGLPLYPRGTSTRPWQPQAIGFYFTSEPNTVIDITAHFEQKFEAMALHRSQFNEEILAMYRIYFREQGRQLAEGRGFELGEGLKVLSPLHLHCFVDARRI; this comes from the coding sequence ATGGATGTATCGACAATAGCAGCACTGATGGCGCCGCCCGACCTATCAGACTGCCGCAAGCTGTTATGTATTCAGCCGCACCCGGACGACAATGAGGTGGGTCTCGGCGGTACTATCGCCTCCTTCGCGGAGAAGGGGTGCGAGATACATTATTTAACGATCACGAACGGGGATTTGGGCGCGGTGAACGAGCAGGTGTCTTCCGCCGAGATCGCAGCGATCCGTGCACGTGAACTGGAAGCTGCCGGACGGTCGCTGGGAGCCACGGTGTTCCACCAACTGGACCATGGAGATGGTACACTGGAGCATATTCCGGCGCTGGCGGGAGAGATTGCTGAGGTCATCCGTACTGTGCGGCCGGATGTGATCTTCTGCCCTGATCCGTGGCTGAGCTATGAAGCGCATTATGATCATATCGTCACAGGCAGAGCCGCCGCCCAGGCGCTTCTGTCGTCCGGTCTCCCCCTCTATCCGAGGGGGACAAGCACCCGCCCCTGGCAGCCACAGGCGATTGGGTTCTACTTCACCTCCGAGCCGAACACGGTAATAGACATTACCGCCCACTTCGAGCAGAAGTTCGAGGCTATGGCTCTGCACCGCAGCCAATTCAACGAGGAGATTCTGGCCATGTACCGGATCTATTTCCGCGAGCAAGGCCGTCAGCTTGCCGAAGGCAGGGGCTTCGAGCTGGGGGAAGGCCTGAAGGTGTTGTCACCGCTGCACCTGCACTGCTTTGTGGATGCACGGCGGATTTGA
- a CDS encoding GNAT family N-acetyltransferase, with protein MLKLDSRDYALAWPLLKEVKINTLFAEGVLSGQTTGSVYVDSVHNPRSFYVAHEYGMSLVYGDSGNEEFNRSLADYITNKTGHRHSAEWLQADPAGGWDSLIEAMLTEHNARLDAEDSRRMYIQTRVNFTFDPEVYNRAKAQGFRQDAEIVQMNGEGFGEQEGAVIPRYFWRDAEHFLASGKGYTLLWEGEQASSAFSAYRTTDQLEIGIESAPGHRGKHFAFSVCCKLIDYCLEQGLEPVWGCRLENVGSYRLAQKLGFKPLLNIPYYRLSELPA; from the coding sequence ATGCTGAAGCTAGACAGCCGGGATTACGCCCTTGCCTGGCCGCTGTTAAAGGAAGTCAAGATCAACACGCTGTTCGCTGAAGGAGTTCTGAGCGGGCAGACGACAGGCAGTGTGTATGTGGATTCTGTACATAACCCCCGCAGCTTCTATGTGGCTCATGAATACGGGATGTCGCTGGTCTATGGGGATTCGGGCAATGAGGAGTTTAACCGCAGCTTAGCTGACTATATTACGAACAAGACGGGGCACCGGCATTCAGCAGAATGGCTGCAGGCTGATCCCGCAGGGGGCTGGGACTCGCTGATTGAAGCTATGCTTACTGAGCATAATGCACGGCTTGATGCGGAGGATTCACGCAGAATGTACATACAGACCCGGGTGAATTTCACGTTCGACCCGGAGGTCTATAACCGTGCGAAGGCGCAAGGGTTCCGGCAGGATGCGGAGATTGTCCAGATGAACGGTGAAGGATTCGGCGAGCAGGAGGGTGCGGTCATTCCCCGGTATTTCTGGCGTGACGCGGAGCACTTCCTGGCTTCAGGCAAAGGATACACTTTATTGTGGGAGGGAGAGCAGGCCTCCAGTGCATTCTCGGCTTACCGGACAACGGATCAGCTGGAGATTGGAATTGAATCGGCACCGGGGCACCGGGGAAAGCATTTTGCCTTCTCAGTGTGCTGTAAGTTAATCGATTACTGTCTGGAGCAGGGACTGGAGCCGGTATGGGGCTGCCGTCTGGAGAATGTGGGCTCTTACAGACTTGCGCAGAAGCTGGGCTTCAAGCCGCTATTGAACATACCCTACTACCGTTTGTCCGAGCTTCCCGCTTAA